TGTCCTTTGTATTTATACCATCAACAACAACATCACCTATCTGCGGCACCAAAAGCCCGTTCATTAGCTGAACCAAAGTAGATTTGCCTGAACCAGTTTTGCCGATAATCCCAATAAACTCTCCCTTTGTTATCGAAAGGTTGATATTTTCAAGCGCCTTTTTTTCAAATGGTGTTTTGTAGCCATATATGAACTCTACATTTTTCATTTCAATGAACATAAAAATCTCTCCATTTCGTCAACCGACCAGATTTCCTTATCAATTTTTACACCTCTTTTTTTAAGCTCAATTGAGAGCTTCAAAATTTGTGGCATGTCAAAGCCCATATCATAAAACCAGTCAAGCTTTAAAAGCTCAAGCGAAGGGCCATCAAACTTTATATGTCCTTTATCCAGCACAATGCTTCTTTGGCTCAAGAGCATCTCATCGACATTGTGTGTAACCAAAATAATTGTCTTTTTCTCTTCTTTGTTTAACCTCTCTATGGTAGAGATTACTTCTTTTCTTCCTTTTGGATCAAGCATAGATGTTGGCTCATCAAGTATTATGCAATCTGGCTTCATCGCCAGAACACCAGCAATTGAAACCCTCTGTTTTTGTCCACCTGATAGTTTGTAAGTTGCATGGTTTTTGTATTCCATCATCTCAACAGCCAAAAGTGCGCTATCAACAGCTTCTCTTATCTTTTCTCTTGGCATTCCTAAGTTTTCAGGGCCAAACGCAACATCTTCTTCAACAATTGATGCAACAAGCTGGTTGTCAGGGTTTTGAAATATATATCCACACTTTCTTCTGATATCCCAGATTTTTTCTGTATCTTTTGTGTTCATACCATCTACAATTACGTCACCTTTTTCTGGAATTAAAAGACCGTTTATTAGTTTTGCAAGGGTTGATTTGCCAGAACCATTCAGTCCCAATATCGCAACAAATTCTCCTCTTTCTATCTTAAAGTTTATATCAATCAAAGCTGGTGTTTTTGTTCCATCTGAGCTTACATACGAAAAGCTGACATTTTTAAATTCTATAAAAGCGCTCATTTTACTTTTCTCCTTTTTGCCAAACTATATTTAATTATAGCAAATATTTTGGAATTTAAATATACATGTATTTTCGAAGTATCCCTGCATACATCGAACATATTAACGAAAAAGAGGGTATAATATATATTGGAAGGGGGGATTTGAAATGTTTTCTCCCAGGTGTGACATCTATTTTGATTACAACTTGATAAATTTGAAAGAATTCAACCTGCCAGTTGAACTTGAGAATCTTGAAGCAGAAGAGTTTTCAAAAATTGAGGAGACACCAAAGAAAATCAGTCGGCTTTTGAAAGAAAGTGAAAATACGGAGGCTTCTGTAAACTGAAGCGTAGCACGGTAGGAAGGTGAAAAATATAAAAAAGGGGATGTTTTTCGCATCCCCTTAAATTTATTTGTCTTTTAGACTTTCTGAGATTTCTTTCAAAAAATCCTCAAGTTTGCCTTTTCCTTCATCTATCTTTGTGATTATTGCACTTCCAATGACAATACCATCTGCAAGGTCTTTGAACTTTTGTACATCTTCTTTACTCTTTATACCAAATCCAACTGCCAAAGGTGTTGAGGTTACAGTCTTTAGTTCTTTTAGAAAAGTAAAAATCCTATCATCAATCTGCCCTTTGAAACCTGTCACACCTTTTCTTGAAACACAATACAAAAAACCACGGCTCTGCCTACCTATCATCTTGGCTCTTTCAAGAGAAGATATTGATACAAGGTCTATATAGACAATACCAAACTTTTCAGCTACTTCTTTGAACTCAAAGCTCTCTTCAAACGAAACATCGGGGATTATCACGCCATCCACACCGCAAGTTTTGCTACTTTCAAAAAATCTATCAATTCCCCTTTTGTAAACTGTGTTTGCATACAGCATTAGCACAACCGGCTTATCTTTTTTAAACTTTTCAATGCTTTCAAAAAGGTGGTTCAATTTAACACCTTCACTGAGAGCTTTTCTTGAGGCCTTTTGAATAATCTCTCCGTCTGCAATAGGGTCAGAAAAAGGAAAACCAATCTCTAAAATGTCTACATATGAATATACAAGCTTTATATAATCAAGTGTCTCTTCAAAAGAGGGATACCCAAACGTAACATAGCCTATGAAAGCTTTTTTTCCCTCTTTTTTTAGCTTTTCAAACCTTTCATCTATTAAATTCATAGCTCATCATCCTTCCAAAGCTCAAGTACTGTATTTATATCCTTATCACCTCTTCCAGAAAGGTTCACAACCACAATGTCACTGGTTTTGAACAGTCCCATCTTTGCCCTTTTAATAACCTCTGCAAGGGCATGGCTGCTCTCTAAAGCTGGAATTATCCCTTCAAGCCTTGTGAGCAGCAAAAATGCATCCACAGCTTCTTTGTCAGTAGCCCCTACATACTCAACCCTTCCTGTCTCTTTCAAATATGCATGTTCAGGTCCAACACCCGGGTAGTCAAGCCCTGCTGAGATTGAATGTGTGTTTTGAATTTGCCCTTCTTCATCCTGTAAAATATATGTCTTTGCACCATGCAAGATTCCAACAGACCCACTACATAGCGTCGCCGCCGTTTTGCCTGTATGTATTCCCTCTCCTGCACCCTCAACACCAATAAGTTTTACCTCATGATCTTCCAAAAACGCTGAAAAGATACCAATTGCATTAGAACCACCACCTACACACGCAAAGATATAGTCTGGAAGTCTTCCTTCAAGCCTTTTTATCTGCTCTTTTGTCTCTTTCCCAATCACACTTTGAAAGTATTTTACAATTGTTGGGAACGGATGAGGTCCTGCAGCCGTGCCAAAAAGATAAAAGGTATACTCAAACGTCTCGCTCCAGTCACGCATTGCCTCGTTTATTGCGTCTTTCAAGGTCTTGCTTCCCTTGTTAACTACTCTTACCTTGCTGCCAAGCATTTTCATCCTCTGCACGTTATGAAACTGCCTTTTTGCATCTTCTTCACCCATAAATATCTCGCATTCCATCCCGAAAAGAGCAGCAACTGTAGCCGTTGCAACACCGTGCTGACCTGCTCCTGTCTCGGCAATAAGTCTTTTTTTGCCTATATGCTTTGCCAAAAGTGCCTGGCCAATGCAGTTGTTTATTTTATGTGCACCGGTGTGGTTTAGGTCTTCTCTTTTGAGATATATTTTAACTCCAAGATGCTCGCTCAAGTTTTTGGCAAAGTAAAGTGGCGATGGTCTTCCAACATAGTTTTTAAGATAGTACTCATATTCCAGAATAAAATTTTCATCTTTCACAAGCTTGCAAAACTCTTCTTCTATCTCTAAAAGAGCTGGCATAAGAGTTTCTGGTGCATATATTCCACCAAACCTTCCAAAATACCTATCCATTTTTTGTTTCACCAACCTTGTATTTATTTACCTTATCAATAATCTTTTTCATCTTTGTAAAATCCTTAAAACCATCTGTTTCAATTCCTGAACTGATGTCAATCCCAACTGGATTTAGATTTAAGAACTTATCTATATTTTCAGGCGTTATTCCACCTGCAATGATATAATCAAAGTCAGCAAGTTTTGCAACCTCTGTGATATCCAAACTACTGCCTTTTGGCCTGTCAAGAAGCACAAAGTCAGCTATTTCTACATAGCGTTTAGCTCTTTTTATATTTTCTTGCCTTTCAACTTCAATAGCCTTTATAACCCCAAATCCAAGATCTTTCAAATGCTTTATATACTCATAATCTTCTTTGCCGTGCAGCTGCACAAAGTCAAGTTGAAGATAAGTTGCTATTTCTATAACCTCTGATATGTTCTGGTCTTTAAAAACTCCCACTGATTTTATTGAAGGACTCTTTGCCAAAACCATATCTTTTGCAAGGTCCTTTTCAACCTTTCTCGGACTTGGGGCAAATATTAAGCCTATCATATCAGGCTGAAGTTTATTGCACATCTCAACATCAACAAGCCTCTTTAGCCCGCAAAACTTTACTATCATATCCTATCACCAATTATTTCAAGCGGATTTTGCGATTTCATAAAAGATGTCCCTATCAAACATCCATCAACACCGAGCAGAAGAATATATTCAAAATCTTCTTTTGTTTTAATTCCACTTTCGCTTATCACAGCAACTTCTTTTGGAATATACTTCAAAAGCCTTTCTGTCTTTGTTATGTCGATGGACAAATCATCCAGGTTTCTGTTGTTGATTCCTATGAGTTTTGCACCACACTTCAAAGCTTTTTCAATTTCGTATTCATTTTCAACCTCAACAAGCGGTACTATGTCAAGAATTTCCAAAATTTTGATGAATACTGTAAGCTGTTTTTCTGACAAAGCTTTCGTAATAAGCAAAGCTGCGTCTGCGCCTATCATCTTTGTCTGGTAAAGCTGCCAGATATCAATGATAAAGTCTTTTCTTAGCACGGGCAGAGATACAGCTTTTTTTACTTCAATCAAGTCTTGTTCCGAACCCTTGAAAAAAAACCTTTCTGTCAAAACTGATATAGCAAAAAACCCTAAATCTTCATACATCTTTGCTATTGCTTTTGCATTGGCATCTTCTGATATTACACCCTCCGAAGGTGATGCTCTTTTTATTTCACCAATTATACAGAATTTTTCTTTTTTGAATATTCTTTTGAACTTGTTTTCTGAACACTGACTTTTAATCTTTTCAACTGCAAGTTTTTTCATTTTCTCAACAGATATGAGATTTTTGCACTTTTCTACCTCTTCTTTTTTATAGCTCAAGATACGCTCAAGCACACTCATTTTCAGTTACACTCCCGATTTATAAAACTGCTTAAGCTCTTGGAGCTTTAAATAAGCTTCTCTGCTCTCGATTGCTTTTGAGGAAAGCTTAATTCCTTCTTCAACATCTTTTGCAACCTCACAAATGTAAAGTGCAAATCCACAATTTAAAACAACAGCCCAAAAATAAGGCGACTTTTCTCCCTCAAGCACACTTATTAAAATCCTTGCGTTTTCTTCAGGCGAAAAGCCTCTGATTGAGCTTGTATCAAATTCAATTCCATAGTCTTTTGGGTCAATATAATATTCTTTGATATTCTTGTCTTGTATCTCAAGCACCCTTGTCTTTTGAGAAATGGAAATCTCGTCAAGCCCGTCAAGGCTGTGTATGACAGCGGCTTTCTTTCTCTTGCCTCTTAGCACAGAAGCCATTTTCTCCTGCGCATCAAAACTGAATGTCCCAACCACTTGATATTTCAGTGGTACAGGGTTCAAAAGCGGACCTAAGATGTTAAAAACTGTTCTGATACCAAGCGCTCTTCTTAAATTTGCAACCTTTTTCATGGCAGGATGATACAGCGGTGCAAACAAAAATGCAAAGTTCAGTTTCTCAAGCCCTTTCAAAACTTTATCTTCCTCAGGCTGGATATCTATACCAAGTTTTTCTAAGATGTCGGCTGATCCTGAATTGCTTGTAATACTTCTGTTACCATGTTTTGCTACTTTTACGTCAAAACAGCTAAGAACAATAGCAGCAGCTGTTGAGATGTTAAATGTGCCTTTTCCATCACCCCCTGTGCCACATGTATCAATTGTTCTTTGGTGGTCAAAGTTAAGTTTTCTTGCCCTGTCATAAAAGGCATCAACAAATGCTGAAATCTCTTTTTCTGTTTCACCCTTTGTTTTTAGCGCTGCCAAAAATGCACCAAACTTTATCTCATCAAGTTCTCCTTCCAAGATGTTGTCGAGAAGATTTTTTACCTGGTCATATTCCAAATCCTTTTTGTTTGTGACAGCCTCAAGCACATCGATGAGCATCTTTTTCCACCTCATCATAGCATATTTCTAAAAAGTTTTGAATAATTGTCTCGCCATCAGGAGTTAAAATTGACTCTGGATGAAACTGAATCCCATAGACTCTCAAGCTATCATTTACCAGAGCCATAACTTCATCATCCTCACTCACAGCAGCTATTTCTATCTGTTTCAAAGATGAAGATTTCTCAACCACAAGTGAATGGTACCTTCCTGCAAAAAATCTCTCTGGCACACCTTTAAAAAGTCTGCTTCTTTTGCCGCTTTCAAGCAGGTCAATCCTCGATCTCATTCCATGGTAAATTGTTTTTGCATGAATTACTCGTGCCCCGAAACATTCTCCAATCACCTGATGACCAAGACACACACCCAAGATTGGAATACTACCCGCAAATGTATTTACAACCTCTTTGCTCACACCCGCATCTTTTGGACTGCCAGGACCTGGAGAAATTATAATACCGGCTGGGTTTAATTTTTTTATTGTATCAACTGTAACCTTGTCGTTTCTGAACACAACAACCTGTGTTTTGCTTGCAATCATCTGGTAAAGATTGAATGTAAAAGAGTCATAGTTATCTATTAACAATATCATTTTCATCCACCTCCATTATTCTCAAAAACGCTCTGAGCTTGGTCAAACACTCTTGATATTCATTCTCGGGCACTGACAAATTCACAATTCCCGCACCGCTTTGAAGTCTGAAGATGCTTTCCTTTTTGTCCTTTACAGCCATTCTTATAGCTATTGCAAGGTCAAACTGGTCTTTGAAGATATACCCGATTGCTCCTCCGTAAAGGTCTCTTCTCTGCCTTTCGTACTTCTCAATCAGCTGCATAGCTCTTATCTTTGGTGCGCCGGTCAGCGTCCCGGCCGGGAAAACAGATAGTATCGCTTTTGTGAGGCTCTTTTCTTCAAGTTCACCTGTAACAACTGAATATATATGAATGAGATTATAAAGTCTTTTTATTCTCAAGTACTCTTCTACTTTTACAGTTCCGGGTTTTGAAATCCTTCCAAGGTCATTTCGCGCAAGGTCAACAAGCATGACATGTTCACTTATTTCTTTCTTGTCTTTTAGTATCTCAATCTTTTTCTGGGCAATATCATCGCCTTCATTTATCCTGTATGTTCCTGCAATTGGAAATGTTTTTACTGTGTTTCCTTTCTTCTTTATAAGAGTCTCTGGCGAAAAACAAATCACTTGGCTTTTTTCATTGTTTATCACAATGCTGTACTCTGAAGGATTTTTCTCTTTCATTGTGTAAAAAAGATGGCTGGTCAGGATATTGCTCTTGACCAATATTATCTGAGACAGAACAATCTGAAAAATCTCACCATTTCTGATATCCTCTTTTGCCTGCTTGACTGTGCTGATAAAGTACTCCTTTGGAGTTGAAAAGACTACTTCGCTTTTTATATCAAACAAAGATTTTTGATATTTCTTAACATTTATTTTGTCAGCTTTTTCTTCTTTGCTTATCAAAAGGGTTTTATTGCTTGTAATTTTATCAATAAGCATATTTTTTCTGTAAATACTCAAAACTATATAGGGTTCGTCAGTAAAATATATATCTTCTAACAAATTTATGGCATGATAATTAAACTGACATGTTATGAAAGCATTCTTCTGTATCAAACTCTCCAGTATGCCATCAAGCATTACCAAAACATCGCCAAAGAACACCTTTTTATGCCCTTCAAAATCAACTTCTATTCTGTCTCGATAAACTATCACATCTAAAAACTTATCAAAACAAAATGCCGCTATCTGGGAATTTTCAAAGAAAAAGAAATCTCCTTCTATCGAATCAAGATCTATGTCTGATAGGTCAATTGGATGGTTTGAAAATTCTTTAAAGAAAGGTATATTGGTTCCAATATCATGATAATAAAAAAGCCCCGATGAGCTATCGGGGCGGACATTTGCCACCTTTTTCATTTCACAGCTCATCTCCTCTCATCTAATTCTGTTCTCTTCTCATCTCTTCTCAGCTTCTTTTAAGCTTAAAGATAACACTCTAACTCAAATCTCTCAAAAAACTCTAAATGCTCTTAATTTTAAGTATATCAGAAAAATTCTAATCTGGCAATACCAATTTTTTAAATTACAATTAACTCCTTTGACGACTTTGTCAAAATCTCACATCCACCACTTTTTACAACAACTATATCTTCTATCCTCACACCTCCAAAATCTTCAATATAAATGCCAGGCTCTATTGTGACAACCATATTTTCTTCTAAGACCATCTCAGACTTTGGTGAAAGCCTTGGAAGTTCGTGAATTTCAAGTCCAACACCATGCCCTAAAGAGTGTCCAAATTTTTCCATGTAGCCAAAAGAGCCTATATAGTCGCGGGCAATCTTGTCAACTTCGTTTGCCTTTAAGCCCTCTTTTATAAACTCCTCTGCCTTTTGCTGAGCTTCCTTTACTATATGGTATATCTTTTTCATCTGATTTTCTACTTTCCCTACAAATACCGTCCTTGTCATATCAGACATGTAGCCGTCAAAGTTACATCCAAAGTCAATTGTAATTATATCTCCATCTTCAATCTTTTTGTCTGTTGCAACACCGTGTGGCAAAGAGCTTCTTTTGCCGGAGGCAACTATAGGTTCAAACGAAAAGCCTTCGGCACCATTTTTTAATATAAAGTAGTTGAGTTCTGCAACCACGTCGTTTTCTGAAATGCCCGGTTTTATGAGCTTTAAAATGTATTCAAAGGCTCTGTCAGCAATCTCAACAGCTTTTTTTATTTTCTCTATCTCTTCATCGTCTTTCACAGACCTTATTTCATCTAAAGAAAATGAAAGTGCACATACCCTGTCTTCAAGCTTTTCTTTCATACTACTTACAAACGAAAACGGCAGATGATACCCTTCAATATAAAGCTTTGAAATGTTATGCGATACCATCAAGTCTTTTATAGTGTCATAAAGTTTTCCTTTGTAGTCGATAACTTCAAATTCAGCTGCCTCTTTTTTTGCCTGCTCGGTATACCTGAAGTCTGTCAAAAGATACTTCGCACCTTCTCTTGTAATAAGCAGGAAGCTTTCATCGCCTTTGAAATTGCTAAGGTATCTGACATTTTCTTTCTTTGACACAAAAACTGCTTCGATGCTCCCATCTCTTTTGAACACTTTCTCGATTCTTGTACTAACCATTGCCAAAGTTTTGCTCCCTTCTAAATTTTAGAATAACAAGTACAGCGCTAATTAGTCTAAAATCTCTTTCAAAGCATAAAGTGCTATTATATAGCTTTTAATACCAAAACCAGAGATTTGCCCTGTGCAAGCAGGAGCAATTACACTTTTGTGCCTGAACTCTTCTCTTGCATGAATGTTGGAAATGTGCACTTCAATTGTTGGAATGTTTATAGCTTTTATTGCATCATGGATTGCATAGCTATAATGAGTATAAGCACCTGGGTTTATTATAATAGCATCAACCTTCTCATAATATGCACTGTGAATTTTGTCTATAATACTGCCTTCATGGTTTGATTGGAAAAACTCAACTTCAAATCCAAGTTCATGTGCTTTTTGTAAAATAGATTTGAGGACATCTTCGTATGATACGTTGCCATATATATTTTTTTCTCTTATTCCAAGAAGATTAAGATTTGGGCCGTTTATGACCAAGACCTTTTTCATTGCAAATACTCACACCCTCTTTTCTAAAGTTTCTTGATAGATCTTTTTCAGAACAAGAGCATCCTCTGCCATGTAGTCTTTTGACTCACAGATTATAACAGGTTCAAGCTTTAACTTGTAAAGAGCCTCTGCCAGTGGTTCAAAGTCAGGCTCAAACTGTTTGTCTTCATAGTTCCAATGTTTTTTTTCACCCTGTGATGTGTACTCTATCCTGCTAAAATGACTGTGAAAGCATTTCATCCTCTCATACCCAAGCTGGTCAATAAATTTCTTGAGTAAATTCTCAAAATCCTCTTCTGTCTTTAAGCTGCCCCCCTCGAAAGCATTTATGTGTCCAAAATCGATGGTTGGAAGCAGCATCTCGTCCATTTTGCAAATCTCTATTATCTCATCGCTACTGCCAAGATTGTTTTTTTTGCCCATTGTCTCTGGGCACAAAAAAATTCCATCTGCCTGCATCTCTTTTACTGTATTTACAACCTCCATGATTGCTTTTTTAGCTGTTTCAAAAGCCAGGCTTCTTTCTACCTTTGCGCACGAACCAGGATGGAATACAATCCTTTGAGCTTTCATCTCCTTTGCAACTTCTACGCATTCGTAGATGTACTCTTTTGACTTTTGCAGTTTTTCTTCTTCCTGGCTTCCAAAGTTTATATAGTAAGGTGCATGAATGGAGATAAGTATATCATATTTCTGTGCTTCCTGACCGATTTGTCTTGCCTTTTCTTTTGAAATATTCACACCTTTGTTGCACTGGTACTCATAAGCAGAAAGTCCTATGCTATTTAACCACTTTGGCGCATCAACGCTTGATTTATAACCAGCATTGTAAAAGCTCTGGGAGTTGCCTGCAGGACCAAACCTTATCATCTTTTACTCTCCTTTGCTAAGTGAATTGAGATTATCTTTTCTGCTGCAAGCTCTGGAGTGAGTATGTCTGTATTTATTTCAAAATCGCAGTTCTTATAAAATGGCATTCTCATGTTCAAAAGCCTGATGATGTTACTCAGCTTATCACCA
The DNA window shown above is from Caldicellulosiruptor owensensis OL and carries:
- a CDS encoding energy-coupling factor transporter ATPase, which translates into the protein MSAFIEFKNVSFSYVSSDGTKTPALIDINFKIERGEFVAILGLNGSGKSTLAKLINGLLIPEKGDVIVDGMNTKDTEKIWDIRRKCGYIFQNPDNQLVASIVEEDVAFGPENLGMPREKIREAVDSALLAVEMMEYKNHATYKLSGGQKQRVSIAGVLAMKPDCIILDEPTSMLDPKGRKEVISTIERLNKEEKKTIILVTHNVDEMLLSQRSIVLDKGHIKFDGPSLELLKLDWFYDMGFDMPQILKLSIELKKRGVKIDKEIWSVDEMERFLCSLK
- the trpA gene encoding tryptophan synthase subunit alpha, producing MNLIDERFEKLKKEGKKAFIGYVTFGYPSFEETLDYIKLVYSYVDILEIGFPFSDPIADGEIIQKASRKALSEGVKLNHLFESIEKFKKDKPVVLMLYANTVYKRGIDRFFESSKTCGVDGVIIPDVSFEESFEFKEVAEKFGIVYIDLVSISSLERAKMIGRQSRGFLYCVSRKGVTGFKGQIDDRIFTFLKELKTVTSTPLAVGFGIKSKEDVQKFKDLADGIVIGSAIITKIDEGKGKLEDFLKEISESLKDK
- the trpB gene encoding tryptophan synthase subunit beta: MDRYFGRFGGIYAPETLMPALLEIEEEFCKLVKDENFILEYEYYLKNYVGRPSPLYFAKNLSEHLGVKIYLKREDLNHTGAHKINNCIGQALLAKHIGKKRLIAETGAGQHGVATATVAALFGMECEIFMGEEDAKRQFHNVQRMKMLGSKVRVVNKGSKTLKDAINEAMRDWSETFEYTFYLFGTAAGPHPFPTIVKYFQSVIGKETKEQIKRLEGRLPDYIFACVGGGSNAIGIFSAFLEDHEVKLIGVEGAGEGIHTGKTAATLCSGSVGILHGAKTYILQDEEGQIQNTHSISAGLDYPGVGPEHAYLKETGRVEYVGATDKEAVDAFLLLTRLEGIIPALESSHALAEVIKRAKMGLFKTSDIVVVNLSGRGDKDINTVLELWKDDEL
- a CDS encoding phosphoribosylanthranilate isomerase — its product is MIVKFCGLKRLVDVEMCNKLQPDMIGLIFAPSPRKVEKDLAKDMVLAKSPSIKSVGVFKDQNISEVIEIATYLQLDFVQLHGKEDYEYIKHLKDLGFGVIKAIEVERQENIKRAKRYVEIADFVLLDRPKGSSLDITEVAKLADFDYIIAGGITPENIDKFLNLNPVGIDISSGIETDGFKDFTKMKKIIDKVNKYKVGETKNG
- the trpC gene encoding indole-3-glycerol phosphate synthase TrpC, whose product is MSVLERILSYKKEEVEKCKNLISVEKMKKLAVEKIKSQCSENKFKRIFKKEKFCIIGEIKRASPSEGVISEDANAKAIAKMYEDLGFFAISVLTERFFFKGSEQDLIEVKKAVSLPVLRKDFIIDIWQLYQTKMIGADAALLITKALSEKQLTVFIKILEILDIVPLVEVENEYEIEKALKCGAKLIGINNRNLDDLSIDITKTERLLKYIPKEVAVISESGIKTKEDFEYILLLGVDGCLIGTSFMKSQNPLEIIGDRI
- the trpD gene encoding anthranilate phosphoribosyltransferase, with amino-acid sequence MLIDVLEAVTNKKDLEYDQVKNLLDNILEGELDEIKFGAFLAALKTKGETEKEISAFVDAFYDRARKLNFDHQRTIDTCGTGGDGKGTFNISTAAAIVLSCFDVKVAKHGNRSITSNSGSADILEKLGIDIQPEEDKVLKGLEKLNFAFLFAPLYHPAMKKVANLRRALGIRTVFNILGPLLNPVPLKYQVVGTFSFDAQEKMASVLRGKRKKAAVIHSLDGLDEISISQKTRVLEIQDKNIKEYYIDPKDYGIEFDTSSIRGFSPEENARILISVLEGEKSPYFWAVVLNCGFALYICEVAKDVEEGIKLSSKAIESREAYLKLQELKQFYKSGV
- a CDS encoding anthranilate synthase component II, which encodes MILLIDNYDSFTFNLYQMIASKTQVVVFRNDKVTVDTIKKLNPAGIIISPGPGSPKDAGVSKEVVNTFAGSIPILGVCLGHQVIGECFGARVIHAKTIYHGMRSRIDLLESGKRSRLFKGVPERFFAGRYHSLVVEKSSSLKQIEIAAVSEDDEVMALVNDSLRVYGIQFHPESILTPDGETIIQNFLEICYDEVEKDAHRCA
- a CDS encoding anthranilate synthase component I family protein, producing the protein MKKVANVRPDSSSGLFYYHDIGTNIPFFKEFSNHPIDLSDIDLDSIEGDFFFFENSQIAAFCFDKFLDVIVYRDRIEVDFEGHKKVFFGDVLVMLDGILESLIQKNAFITCQFNYHAINLLEDIYFTDEPYIVLSIYRKNMLIDKITSNKTLLISKEEKADKINVKKYQKSLFDIKSEVVFSTPKEYFISTVKQAKEDIRNGEIFQIVLSQIILVKSNILTSHLFYTMKEKNPSEYSIVINNEKSQVICFSPETLIKKKGNTVKTFPIAGTYRINEGDDIAQKKIEILKDKKEISEHVMLVDLARNDLGRISKPGTVKVEEYLRIKRLYNLIHIYSVVTGELEEKSLTKAILSVFPAGTLTGAPKIRAMQLIEKYERQRRDLYGGAIGYIFKDQFDLAIAIRMAVKDKKESIFRLQSGAGIVNLSVPENEYQECLTKLRAFLRIMEVDENDIVNR
- a CDS encoding M24 family metallopeptidase translates to MVSTRIEKVFKRDGSIEAVFVSKKENVRYLSNFKGDESFLLITREGAKYLLTDFRYTEQAKKEAAEFEVIDYKGKLYDTIKDLMVSHNISKLYIEGYHLPFSFVSSMKEKLEDRVCALSFSLDEIRSVKDDEEIEKIKKAVEIADRAFEYILKLIKPGISENDVVAELNYFILKNGAEGFSFEPIVASGKRSSLPHGVATDKKIEDGDIITIDFGCNFDGYMSDMTRTVFVGKVENQMKKIYHIVKEAQQKAEEFIKEGLKANEVDKIARDYIGSFGYMEKFGHSLGHGVGLEIHELPRLSPKSEMVLEENMVVTIEPGIYIEDFGGVRIEDIVVVKSGGCEILTKSSKELIVI
- the aroQ gene encoding type II 3-dehydroquinate dehydratase yields the protein MKKVLVINGPNLNLLGIREKNIYGNVSYEDVLKSILQKAHELGFEVEFFQSNHEGSIIDKIHSAYYEKVDAIIINPGAYTHYSYAIHDAIKAINIPTIEVHISNIHAREEFRHKSVIAPACTGQISGFGIKSYIIALYALKEILD
- a CDS encoding TIM barrel protein produces the protein MIRFGPAGNSQSFYNAGYKSSVDAPKWLNSIGLSAYEYQCNKGVNISKEKARQIGQEAQKYDILISIHAPYYINFGSQEEEKLQKSKEYIYECVEVAKEMKAQRIVFHPGSCAKVERSLAFETAKKAIMEVVNTVKEMQADGIFLCPETMGKKNNLGSSDEIIEICKMDEMLLPTIDFGHINAFEGGSLKTEEDFENLLKKFIDQLGYERMKCFHSHFSRIEYTSQGEKKHWNYEDKQFEPDFEPLAEALYKLKLEPVIICESKDYMAEDALVLKKIYQETLEKRV